In one Lycium barbarum isolate Lr01 chromosome 7, ASM1917538v2, whole genome shotgun sequence genomic region, the following are encoded:
- the LOC132604381 gene encoding uncharacterized protein LOC132604381 isoform X1: protein MDSKVVEQEIQHLPLEQGTERPLDESKEKERRATIKDEIFQASMGNKWTKVQQLYINNEFVRESKLTKSEDTTLHLAISSYHQDRDDLLHHPHLTCIKEMIASIPKENRLGILIQKNEKGNTPLHLAAELGSVPIIECLVNSEDPTLIRETNSKGETPLFIAAYQGKLKAFLYLHKCVQDEKKEGPVELCRREDGDNILHAAISGEYFEVAFQIIHYYPPLVNYYNTEGMSPLHFLSKMPQVFRSGSHFRFIDSIIYYCINIDELELMTYEAEGKGDFKLKLRWNLPENYQALAEFLELLWNGTRIIRDYIKETNFGCQGKMSRATTKATNVNPEKSSPGHQSYRQNDPENPPIKDTTGATNENQEKKSPDTTGAAKENQEKKSLDTIGATNENKEKKSPAEGKRNGKLFPANYTIFIEFLKCLTKIVLVVLGIGLQRIKKLEVRKRQHTWGVQIMKLMIDNEKRYKFYESTGEEPEDRDHHSQDLAPPTEPPLIVEDDNKKDEDQSKTAVTKQSPTASADEKKKDDHKSELSKPNKDTPLLEEASRMGIVEMVEKVLKIFPTAIQDTDSKELSKPTKETPLLVASRMGIVEMVKKILKNFPIAIQDTDSEDKNLLLLAVEHRQTEVYNWLIGEKYPEYVFYQVDRKGNNAVHLAARYQKLEVWRIPGTALQLQGERKWYKYVKQTLPPQSYVRYNKKGQTPRQVFIETHAKLLKDGTEWLVTTANSFSVVAALIATVAFATSSQIPGGSNESGYPNFENQPAFDVFSISSLVSLCFSVTALVFFLAILTSRCQHNNFEKELPRKLLLGLTSLFASITAILISFCAAHFFVLRDKFKNAAFPIYAATCIPVVFFALNQFPLYVDLIRSYIQKRPLRSYKVFYTDSSVADQKKEGKEKED, encoded by the exons ATGGATTCCAAAGTAGTTGAACAAGAAATTCAACACCTGCCATTAGAACAAGGAACGGAAAGACCTTTAGATGAGTCGAAAGAAAAGGAGAGGCGAGCAACTATTAAAGATGAAATATTTCAAGCATCAATGGGGAATAAGTGGACAAAAGTTCAGCAACTGTACATCAACAACGAGTTTGTCCGTGAATCCAAACTCACCAAATCTGAAGATACTACTCTTCACTTAGCTATCTCTTCTTACCATCAAGATCGAGACGATCTTTTACATCATCCTCATCTTACTTGTATTAAGGAAATGATTGCCAGCATACCAAAGGAAAATCGACTAGGTATCTTAATACAGAAGAATGAAAAAGGGAACACACCTCTTCATCTTGCAGCAGAACTCGGGAGTGTTCCCATTATTGAGTGTTTGGTAAACTCAGAAGATCCTACTCTCATCCGGGAGACCAATTCAAAAGGGGAAACCCCTTTATTCATAGCTGCTTATCAAGGCAAGCTAAAAGCTTTTCTCTACCTACATAAGTGTGTTCAAGATGAAAAAAAAGAAGGTCCAGTTGAACTTTGTAGAAGGGAAGATGGGGATAACATTCTACACGCCGCCATCTCTGGCGAGTACTTTG AGGTGGCTTTTCAGATAATACATTACTATCCGCCACTTGTCAACTATTACAACACAGAGGGCATGTCTCCTCTACACTTCCTTTCCAAGATGCCTCAAGTATTCAGAAGTGGCAGCCATTTTCGGTTCATAGATAGTATTATCTACTACT GCATAAATATCGATGAGCTAGAGCTAATGACATATGAAGCTGAAGGCAAAGGCGACTTCAAACTTAAACTCCGTTGGAATCTCCCAGAGAACTACCAAGCACTGGCGGAGTTCTTGGAACTACTTTGGAATGGGACTCGGATAATTCGTG ATTATATTAAAGAAACAAATTTTGGGTGTCAAGGGAAAATGTCTAGAG CTACTACTAAAGCAACTAATGTGAATCCAGAGAAGTCATCTCCAG GCCATCAAAGTTATCGTCAAAATGATCCCGAGAATCCCCCAATTAAAG ATACTACTGGAGCAACTAATGAGAATCAAGAAAAGAAGTCTCCGG ATACTACTGGAGCAGCTAAAGAGAATCAAGAAAAGAAGTCTCTAG ATACTATCGGAGCAACTAATgagaataaagaaaagaagtctCCAG CTGAAGGGAAGAGAAACGGCAAGTTGTTTCCAGCCAATTACACCATCTTTATAGAGTTTCTCAAATGTCTAACGAAGATTGTGCTAGTTGTATTGGGTATTG GACTCCAAAGGATAAAAAAATTAGAGGTAAGAAAAAGGCAACATACATGGGGAGTTCAAATTATGAAGTTGATGATTGACAATGAAAAACGTTACAAATTCTATGAAAGTACTGGAGAAGAGCCAGAAGATAGGGACCACCATAGTCAAGACCTTGCACCTCCTACAGAACCTCCCCTAATAGTTGAGGATGATAATAAAAAGGACGAAGACCAGAGTAAGACTGCAGTGACCAAGCAATCACCAACTGCAAGCGCAGATGAGAAAAAGAAAGATGATCACAAGTCCG AGTTGTCCAAGCCGAACAAGGACACACCCTTATTAGAGGAGGCATCAAGGATGGGAATTGTAGAGATGGTAGAGAAGGTCCTTAAAATTTTCCCAACAGCCATTCAAGATACGGACTCTAAAGAGTTGTCCAAGCCGACCAAGGAGACACCCTTATTGGTGGCATCAAGGATGGGTATTGTAGAGATGGTAAAGAAGATCCTCAAAAATTTCCCAATAGCCATTCAAGATACGGACTCTGAAGATAAGAACCTACTGCTTTTGGCTGTAGAGCATAGGCAAACAGAAGTCTATAATTGGTTAATAGGAGAAAAGTATCCAGAGTACGTGTTTTATCAGGTGGATAGAAAAGGAAACAATGCAGTGCACCTAGCCGCAAGGTACCAGAAGCTCGAGGTGTGGCGCATCCCTGGTACCGCTCTACAGTTGCAAGGCGAAAGGAAGTGGTACAAG TATGTCAAGCAAACTTTGCCACCACAGTCATATGTTCGTTATAACAAAAAAGGTCAGACACCAAGACAGGTCTTCATAGAGACGCATGCAAAGTTACTCAAAGATGGAACTGAATGGCTCGTCACAACCGCCAATTCATTCTCTGTCGTTGCAGCACTGATTGCTACAGTTGCATTTGCTACATCTTCCCAAATCCCAGGCGGTTCCAACGAAAGTGGTTATCCAAACTTTGAAAATCAACCTGCTTTTGACGTGTTCTCTATATCATCACTTGTTTCTCTTTGCTTCTCTGTCACGGCCCTGGTGTTTTTCTTGGCTATCCTCACATCTCGATGCCAACACAATAATTTCGAGAAAGAATTGCCAAGAAAGTTGCTTCTTGGATTAACTTCGCTTTTTGCATCAATAACCGCTATCTTGATCTCATTCTGTGCCGCCCATTTCTTTGTCCTCCGTGATAAGTTCAAGAATGCGGCATTTCCAATATATGCGGCAACATGCATACCCGTGGTGTTTTTTGCATTAAATCAATTCCCTCTCTATGTTGATCTCATAAGGTCATACATCCAAAAGCGGCCTCTTCGTAGCTATAAGGTGTTTTATACAGATTCCTCAGTAGCAGATCAGAAGAAAGAAGGTAAAGAAAAGGAGGACTAA
- the LOC132604381 gene encoding uncharacterized protein LOC132604381 isoform X3 has translation MDSKVVEQEIQHLPLEQGTERPLDESKEKERRATIKDEIFQASMGNKWTKVQQLYINNEFVRESKLTKSEDTTLHLAISSYHQDRDDLLHHPHLTCIKEMIASIPKENRLGILIQKNEKGNTPLHLAAELGSVPIIECLVNSEDPTLIRETNSKGETPLFIAAYQGKLKAFLYLHKCVQDEKKEGPVELCRREDGDNILHAAISGEYFEVAFQIIHYYPPLVNYYNTEGMSPLHFLSKMPQVFRSGSHFRFIDSIIYYCINIDELELMTYEAEGKGDFKLKLRWNLPENYQALAEFLELLWNGTRIIRDYIKETNFGCQGKMSRDTTGATNENQEKKSPDTTGAAKENQEKKSLDTIGATNENKEKKSPAEGKRNGKLFPANYTIFIEFLKCLTKIVLVVLGIGLQRIKKLEVRKRQHTWGVQIMKLMIDNEKRYKFYESTGEEPEDRDHHSQDLAPPTEPPLIVEDDNKKDEDQSKTAVTKQSPTASADEKKKDDHKSELSKPNKDTPLLEEASRMGIVEMVEKVLKIFPTAIQDTDSKELSKPTKETPLLVASRMGIVEMVKKILKNFPIAIQDTDSEDKNLLLLAVEHRQTEVYNWLIGEKYPEYVFYQVDRKGNNAVHLAARYQKLEVWRIPGTALQLQGERKWYKYVKQTLPPQSYVRYNKKGQTPRQVFIETHAKLLKDGTEWLVTTANSFSVVAALIATVAFATSSQIPGGSNESGYPNFENQPAFDVFSISSLVSLCFSVTALVFFLAILTSRCQHNNFEKELPRKLLLGLTSLFASITAILISFCAAHFFVLRDKFKNAAFPIYAATCIPVVFFALNQFPLYVDLIRSYIQKRPLRSYKVFYTDSSVADQKKEGKEKED, from the exons ATGGATTCCAAAGTAGTTGAACAAGAAATTCAACACCTGCCATTAGAACAAGGAACGGAAAGACCTTTAGATGAGTCGAAAGAAAAGGAGAGGCGAGCAACTATTAAAGATGAAATATTTCAAGCATCAATGGGGAATAAGTGGACAAAAGTTCAGCAACTGTACATCAACAACGAGTTTGTCCGTGAATCCAAACTCACCAAATCTGAAGATACTACTCTTCACTTAGCTATCTCTTCTTACCATCAAGATCGAGACGATCTTTTACATCATCCTCATCTTACTTGTATTAAGGAAATGATTGCCAGCATACCAAAGGAAAATCGACTAGGTATCTTAATACAGAAGAATGAAAAAGGGAACACACCTCTTCATCTTGCAGCAGAACTCGGGAGTGTTCCCATTATTGAGTGTTTGGTAAACTCAGAAGATCCTACTCTCATCCGGGAGACCAATTCAAAAGGGGAAACCCCTTTATTCATAGCTGCTTATCAAGGCAAGCTAAAAGCTTTTCTCTACCTACATAAGTGTGTTCAAGATGAAAAAAAAGAAGGTCCAGTTGAACTTTGTAGAAGGGAAGATGGGGATAACATTCTACACGCCGCCATCTCTGGCGAGTACTTTG AGGTGGCTTTTCAGATAATACATTACTATCCGCCACTTGTCAACTATTACAACACAGAGGGCATGTCTCCTCTACACTTCCTTTCCAAGATGCCTCAAGTATTCAGAAGTGGCAGCCATTTTCGGTTCATAGATAGTATTATCTACTACT GCATAAATATCGATGAGCTAGAGCTAATGACATATGAAGCTGAAGGCAAAGGCGACTTCAAACTTAAACTCCGTTGGAATCTCCCAGAGAACTACCAAGCACTGGCGGAGTTCTTGGAACTACTTTGGAATGGGACTCGGATAATTCGTG ATTATATTAAAGAAACAAATTTTGGGTGTCAAGGGAAAATGTCTAGAG ATACTACTGGAGCAACTAATGAGAATCAAGAAAAGAAGTCTCCGG ATACTACTGGAGCAGCTAAAGAGAATCAAGAAAAGAAGTCTCTAG ATACTATCGGAGCAACTAATgagaataaagaaaagaagtctCCAG CTGAAGGGAAGAGAAACGGCAAGTTGTTTCCAGCCAATTACACCATCTTTATAGAGTTTCTCAAATGTCTAACGAAGATTGTGCTAGTTGTATTGGGTATTG GACTCCAAAGGATAAAAAAATTAGAGGTAAGAAAAAGGCAACATACATGGGGAGTTCAAATTATGAAGTTGATGATTGACAATGAAAAACGTTACAAATTCTATGAAAGTACTGGAGAAGAGCCAGAAGATAGGGACCACCATAGTCAAGACCTTGCACCTCCTACAGAACCTCCCCTAATAGTTGAGGATGATAATAAAAAGGACGAAGACCAGAGTAAGACTGCAGTGACCAAGCAATCACCAACTGCAAGCGCAGATGAGAAAAAGAAAGATGATCACAAGTCCG AGTTGTCCAAGCCGAACAAGGACACACCCTTATTAGAGGAGGCATCAAGGATGGGAATTGTAGAGATGGTAGAGAAGGTCCTTAAAATTTTCCCAACAGCCATTCAAGATACGGACTCTAAAGAGTTGTCCAAGCCGACCAAGGAGACACCCTTATTGGTGGCATCAAGGATGGGTATTGTAGAGATGGTAAAGAAGATCCTCAAAAATTTCCCAATAGCCATTCAAGATACGGACTCTGAAGATAAGAACCTACTGCTTTTGGCTGTAGAGCATAGGCAAACAGAAGTCTATAATTGGTTAATAGGAGAAAAGTATCCAGAGTACGTGTTTTATCAGGTGGATAGAAAAGGAAACAATGCAGTGCACCTAGCCGCAAGGTACCAGAAGCTCGAGGTGTGGCGCATCCCTGGTACCGCTCTACAGTTGCAAGGCGAAAGGAAGTGGTACAAG TATGTCAAGCAAACTTTGCCACCACAGTCATATGTTCGTTATAACAAAAAAGGTCAGACACCAAGACAGGTCTTCATAGAGACGCATGCAAAGTTACTCAAAGATGGAACTGAATGGCTCGTCACAACCGCCAATTCATTCTCTGTCGTTGCAGCACTGATTGCTACAGTTGCATTTGCTACATCTTCCCAAATCCCAGGCGGTTCCAACGAAAGTGGTTATCCAAACTTTGAAAATCAACCTGCTTTTGACGTGTTCTCTATATCATCACTTGTTTCTCTTTGCTTCTCTGTCACGGCCCTGGTGTTTTTCTTGGCTATCCTCACATCTCGATGCCAACACAATAATTTCGAGAAAGAATTGCCAAGAAAGTTGCTTCTTGGATTAACTTCGCTTTTTGCATCAATAACCGCTATCTTGATCTCATTCTGTGCCGCCCATTTCTTTGTCCTCCGTGATAAGTTCAAGAATGCGGCATTTCCAATATATGCGGCAACATGCATACCCGTGGTGTTTTTTGCATTAAATCAATTCCCTCTCTATGTTGATCTCATAAGGTCATACATCCAAAAGCGGCCTCTTCGTAGCTATAAGGTGTTTTATACAGATTCCTCAGTAGCAGATCAGAAGAAAGAAGGTAAAGAAAAGGAGGACTAA
- the LOC132604381 gene encoding uncharacterized protein LOC132604381 isoform X2 — MDSKVVEQEIQHLPLEQGTERPLDESKEKERRATIKDEIFQASMGNKWTKVQQLYINNEFVRESKLTKSEDTTLHLAISSYHQDRDDLLHHPHLTCIKEMIASIPKENRLGILIQKNEKGNTPLHLAAELGSVPIIECLVNSEDPTLIRETNSKGETPLFIAAYQGKLKAFLYLHKCVQDEKKEGPVELCRREDGDNILHAAISGEYFEVAFQIIHYYPPLVNYYNTEGMSPLHFLSKMPQVFRSGSHFRFIDSIIYYCINIDELELMTYEAEGKGDFKLKLRWNLPENYQALAEFLELLWNGTRIIRDYIKETNFGCQGKMSRATTKATNVNPEKSSPDTTGATNENQEKKSPDTTGAAKENQEKKSLDTIGATNENKEKKSPAEGKRNGKLFPANYTIFIEFLKCLTKIVLVVLGIGLQRIKKLEVRKRQHTWGVQIMKLMIDNEKRYKFYESTGEEPEDRDHHSQDLAPPTEPPLIVEDDNKKDEDQSKTAVTKQSPTASADEKKKDDHKSELSKPNKDTPLLEEASRMGIVEMVEKVLKIFPTAIQDTDSKELSKPTKETPLLVASRMGIVEMVKKILKNFPIAIQDTDSEDKNLLLLAVEHRQTEVYNWLIGEKYPEYVFYQVDRKGNNAVHLAARYQKLEVWRIPGTALQLQGERKWYKYVKQTLPPQSYVRYNKKGQTPRQVFIETHAKLLKDGTEWLVTTANSFSVVAALIATVAFATSSQIPGGSNESGYPNFENQPAFDVFSISSLVSLCFSVTALVFFLAILTSRCQHNNFEKELPRKLLLGLTSLFASITAILISFCAAHFFVLRDKFKNAAFPIYAATCIPVVFFALNQFPLYVDLIRSYIQKRPLRSYKVFYTDSSVADQKKEGKEKED; from the exons ATGGATTCCAAAGTAGTTGAACAAGAAATTCAACACCTGCCATTAGAACAAGGAACGGAAAGACCTTTAGATGAGTCGAAAGAAAAGGAGAGGCGAGCAACTATTAAAGATGAAATATTTCAAGCATCAATGGGGAATAAGTGGACAAAAGTTCAGCAACTGTACATCAACAACGAGTTTGTCCGTGAATCCAAACTCACCAAATCTGAAGATACTACTCTTCACTTAGCTATCTCTTCTTACCATCAAGATCGAGACGATCTTTTACATCATCCTCATCTTACTTGTATTAAGGAAATGATTGCCAGCATACCAAAGGAAAATCGACTAGGTATCTTAATACAGAAGAATGAAAAAGGGAACACACCTCTTCATCTTGCAGCAGAACTCGGGAGTGTTCCCATTATTGAGTGTTTGGTAAACTCAGAAGATCCTACTCTCATCCGGGAGACCAATTCAAAAGGGGAAACCCCTTTATTCATAGCTGCTTATCAAGGCAAGCTAAAAGCTTTTCTCTACCTACATAAGTGTGTTCAAGATGAAAAAAAAGAAGGTCCAGTTGAACTTTGTAGAAGGGAAGATGGGGATAACATTCTACACGCCGCCATCTCTGGCGAGTACTTTG AGGTGGCTTTTCAGATAATACATTACTATCCGCCACTTGTCAACTATTACAACACAGAGGGCATGTCTCCTCTACACTTCCTTTCCAAGATGCCTCAAGTATTCAGAAGTGGCAGCCATTTTCGGTTCATAGATAGTATTATCTACTACT GCATAAATATCGATGAGCTAGAGCTAATGACATATGAAGCTGAAGGCAAAGGCGACTTCAAACTTAAACTCCGTTGGAATCTCCCAGAGAACTACCAAGCACTGGCGGAGTTCTTGGAACTACTTTGGAATGGGACTCGGATAATTCGTG ATTATATTAAAGAAACAAATTTTGGGTGTCAAGGGAAAATGTCTAGAG CTACTACTAAAGCAACTAATGTGAATCCAGAGAAGTCATCTCCAG ATACTACTGGAGCAACTAATGAGAATCAAGAAAAGAAGTCTCCGG ATACTACTGGAGCAGCTAAAGAGAATCAAGAAAAGAAGTCTCTAG ATACTATCGGAGCAACTAATgagaataaagaaaagaagtctCCAG CTGAAGGGAAGAGAAACGGCAAGTTGTTTCCAGCCAATTACACCATCTTTATAGAGTTTCTCAAATGTCTAACGAAGATTGTGCTAGTTGTATTGGGTATTG GACTCCAAAGGATAAAAAAATTAGAGGTAAGAAAAAGGCAACATACATGGGGAGTTCAAATTATGAAGTTGATGATTGACAATGAAAAACGTTACAAATTCTATGAAAGTACTGGAGAAGAGCCAGAAGATAGGGACCACCATAGTCAAGACCTTGCACCTCCTACAGAACCTCCCCTAATAGTTGAGGATGATAATAAAAAGGACGAAGACCAGAGTAAGACTGCAGTGACCAAGCAATCACCAACTGCAAGCGCAGATGAGAAAAAGAAAGATGATCACAAGTCCG AGTTGTCCAAGCCGAACAAGGACACACCCTTATTAGAGGAGGCATCAAGGATGGGAATTGTAGAGATGGTAGAGAAGGTCCTTAAAATTTTCCCAACAGCCATTCAAGATACGGACTCTAAAGAGTTGTCCAAGCCGACCAAGGAGACACCCTTATTGGTGGCATCAAGGATGGGTATTGTAGAGATGGTAAAGAAGATCCTCAAAAATTTCCCAATAGCCATTCAAGATACGGACTCTGAAGATAAGAACCTACTGCTTTTGGCTGTAGAGCATAGGCAAACAGAAGTCTATAATTGGTTAATAGGAGAAAAGTATCCAGAGTACGTGTTTTATCAGGTGGATAGAAAAGGAAACAATGCAGTGCACCTAGCCGCAAGGTACCAGAAGCTCGAGGTGTGGCGCATCCCTGGTACCGCTCTACAGTTGCAAGGCGAAAGGAAGTGGTACAAG TATGTCAAGCAAACTTTGCCACCACAGTCATATGTTCGTTATAACAAAAAAGGTCAGACACCAAGACAGGTCTTCATAGAGACGCATGCAAAGTTACTCAAAGATGGAACTGAATGGCTCGTCACAACCGCCAATTCATTCTCTGTCGTTGCAGCACTGATTGCTACAGTTGCATTTGCTACATCTTCCCAAATCCCAGGCGGTTCCAACGAAAGTGGTTATCCAAACTTTGAAAATCAACCTGCTTTTGACGTGTTCTCTATATCATCACTTGTTTCTCTTTGCTTCTCTGTCACGGCCCTGGTGTTTTTCTTGGCTATCCTCACATCTCGATGCCAACACAATAATTTCGAGAAAGAATTGCCAAGAAAGTTGCTTCTTGGATTAACTTCGCTTTTTGCATCAATAACCGCTATCTTGATCTCATTCTGTGCCGCCCATTTCTTTGTCCTCCGTGATAAGTTCAAGAATGCGGCATTTCCAATATATGCGGCAACATGCATACCCGTGGTGTTTTTTGCATTAAATCAATTCCCTCTCTATGTTGATCTCATAAGGTCATACATCCAAAAGCGGCCTCTTCGTAGCTATAAGGTGTTTTATACAGATTCCTCAGTAGCAGATCAGAAGAAAGAAGGTAAAGAAAAGGAGGACTAA